From a region of the Phragmites australis chromosome 21, lpPhrAust1.1, whole genome shotgun sequence genome:
- the LOC133903211 gene encoding mitogen-activated protein kinase kinase kinase 17-like: MGLCYEHHLLIKFTPRGLLTDIVVRSGGCLEERAVRVYVVDVLKGLDYLHMSLIVHGDIKQSNVVVGVDGCAKFADYRCTRTTVDSVQESDGMPMFMALEVAHREEQGPVANMWALGCIVVSVIKKIRL, from the coding sequence ATGGGATTATGCTATGAGCACCATCTTCTCATCAAGTTCACGCCCAGGGGGTTGCTCACCGACATAGTGGTGAGGAGTGGGGGGTGCCTTGAGGAGAGAGCAGTTAGGGTGTACGTGGTAGATGTGCTGAAGGGGCTGGATTACCTCCACATGAGTCTCATTGTGCATGGAGACATCAAGCAGAGTAATGTCGTGGTTGGCGTCGATGGGTGTGCCAAGTTTGCAGATTACAGGTGCACGAGAACGACTGTCGATTCTGTGCAGGAGAGCGATGGCATGCCGATGTTCATGGCCCTCGAGGTGGCGCACAGGGAGGAGCAGGGTCCTGTGGCCAACATGTGGGCGCTCGGGTGCATCGTCGTCTCGGTTATTAAGAAAATCCGTTTGTGA
- the LOC133903580 gene encoding ent-isokaurene C2/C3-hydroxylase-like produces the protein MGNIKSVLLELLVGSTDTVPSVLQWAMAELMRNPEAMSKAQSEVRKAFMGQMKVTEEGLTKLSYLHWVIKETLRLHPPSPILLPRESQETCRVLGYDVPKGTIVLVNAWAISRDAEYWDEPEVFKPERFETDKRDFKGRDFEFTPFGAGRRICPGIVFGLAAIQLALANLLFYFDWNLLEGVSELDMEETMGITAKMKTDIWLKPVQRVPFVSTSVE, from the exons ATGGGCAATATCAAATCAGTTCTTCTT GAACTTCTTGTCGGGAGCACCGATACCGTGCCTTCGGTCCTACAGTGGGCTATGGCAGAACTGATGAGGAACCCGGAAGCAATGTCTAAGGCACAATCCGAGGTAAGGAAAGCTTTCATGGGGCAAATGAAGGTAACTGAGGAGGGGCTCACCAAACTGAGCTATTTGCATTGGGTCATCAAAGAGACCTTAAGGTTGCATCCTCCTAGCCCAATTTTGTTACCAAGGGAGAGCCAAGAAACCTGCCGTGTTTTGGGCTATGATGTTCCCAAAGGGACAATAGTTCTCGTGAATGCATGGGCAATCTCTAGAGACGCAGAGTATTGGGACGAACCAGAAGTATTCAAACCAGAGAGATTTGAAACTGACAAAAGGGATTTCAAAGGGCGTGACTTCGAGTTCACACCATTTGGTGCTGGGCGACGAATTTGCCCTGGTATAGTGTTTGGGCTTGCTGCAATTCAGCTGGCTCTTGCTAACCTTCTATTTTATTTTGACTGGAATCTCTTAGAAGGCGTCAGTGAACTAGACATGGAAGAAACTATGGGGATCACTGCTAAAATGAAGACAGACATTTGGTTGAAACCTGTTCAGCGAGTACCTTTTGTTTCAACGAGTGTTGAATAA